A single window of Candidatus Methylomirabilota bacterium DNA harbors:
- a CDS encoding peptidoglycan bridge formation glycyltransferase FemA/FemB family protein, whose product MRPALRTGSCARPRFETVNDSETWNALALGFADSMLEQGYEWGEVLRTSGAQPYRCVILDEDHCVAATAILSWRVPGTSLSLLYAPRGPLVQPDSEAGWRGLVRAIQEIAAARNAILLRVSPALPSDRHDVHEQLVRHGFIRLRDDWTIWNAPRIVMTLTLEGTESEVWARLSNSRRREIRAAEQAGIIVEQAGTELGVVDFYRMVVSNGQRKRYPVRRSAHFDALCRLYGAAGTGVLLLARHNGDLIGGLVGAKFGRWAYLLYSGVDRGWAPARAGARPGPLLYWRFILWAHASGSNAIHWGGSGTKLPPDERDPGYGVYQFKRSFGSSCFAYLGYYDLVFRPMLYKAFRAAERRLGPLAWRLRALLNR is encoded by the coding sequence TTGAGGCCCGCGCTCCGAACCGGCTCGTGCGCCCGGCCTCGCTTCGAGACCGTCAACGACAGCGAGACCTGGAACGCATTGGCGCTCGGCTTTGCCGACAGTATGCTCGAGCAGGGCTACGAGTGGGGCGAGGTGCTCCGGACGTCGGGCGCCCAGCCGTACCGCTGCGTCATCCTCGACGAGGATCACTGCGTCGCCGCCACCGCCATCCTCTCCTGGCGGGTTCCCGGCACCTCCCTGTCCCTGCTCTATGCCCCTCGCGGGCCACTCGTCCAGCCCGACAGCGAGGCGGGATGGCGCGGGCTCGTGCGTGCGATCCAGGAGATCGCCGCGGCGCGGAACGCCATCCTGCTGCGCGTCAGTCCCGCGCTGCCGAGTGATCGACACGATGTTCACGAGCAGCTCGTCCGGCACGGCTTCATTCGTCTTCGCGATGACTGGACGATCTGGAATGCGCCCAGGATCGTCATGACGCTGACGCTGGAGGGTACGGAGAGCGAAGTTTGGGCCCGACTCAGCAACTCGCGGCGGCGCGAGATCCGGGCCGCCGAGCAGGCCGGCATTATCGTCGAGCAGGCCGGAACTGAGCTGGGCGTGGTCGACTTCTATCGCATGGTGGTCAGCAACGGACAGCGCAAGAGATACCCGGTGCGGCGCTCGGCTCACTTCGACGCTCTCTGTCGCCTGTACGGTGCCGCGGGCACCGGTGTGCTGCTCCTGGCACGGCACAACGGGGATCTGATAGGTGGCCTGGTGGGCGCGAAATTCGGTCGCTGGGCCTATTTGCTCTACTCAGGCGTCGATCGGGGATGGGCGCCGGCGCGCGCGGGAGCACGCCCGGGACCCCTCCTCTACTGGCGCTTCATCCTCTGGGCGCACGCGTCGGGCAGCAACGCCATCCACTGGGGCGGCAGCGGGACCAAGCTCCCGCCCGATGAACGCGATCCGGGATACGGCGTCTACCAGTTCAAACGGAGCTTCGGCTCGTCGTGCTTCGCATACCTGGGCTACTACGACCTCGTCTTTCGGCCGATGCTCTACAAGGCGTTTCGAGCGGCCGAGCGCCGGCTCGGCCCGCTCGCGTGGCGATTACGCGCGTTGCTCAACCGCTAG
- a CDS encoding class I SAM-dependent methyltransferase, with protein MPTSWNGTRRTITRSLALVRGRYSLAELEDGIRSKYSDRVELEAAQRHTAAGITAGEYLLLNGHVPPRAQVLDIGCATGRVSLALQRAGCFVIGVDINEAMIRTATKLARDAAIPVGFRVMDARALGFRSESFDAVLMVGSVICYIRGRTARVRVFREVHRVLRPGGTVFVATPSREYSWKFRAWFAALGLVHRALRLLGRDSDWEPGDRFGPAWSGDTTRLLYWHMYSPAELRADLAAAGLAVIQAFPDAYMMSFVARRS; from the coding sequence GTGCCAACAAGTTGGAACGGCACTAGGAGGACCATCACCAGATCGCTGGCCCTCGTCCGTGGCCGCTACTCGCTGGCCGAACTGGAGGACGGCATCCGGAGCAAGTACAGTGACCGGGTCGAACTCGAGGCGGCCCAGCGCCACACCGCCGCGGGGATCACCGCGGGCGAGTACCTGCTCCTCAACGGTCACGTCCCGCCGCGCGCGCAGGTGCTGGACATCGGGTGCGCAACGGGTCGCGTGAGCCTCGCCCTGCAGCGAGCGGGATGCTTCGTGATTGGCGTTGACATCAACGAGGCGATGATCCGGACGGCCACCAAGCTGGCACGGGACGCGGCGATCCCCGTCGGTTTTCGCGTGATGGATGCCCGCGCCCTCGGATTTCGGAGCGAATCGTTCGACGCGGTCTTGATGGTCGGCTCGGTGATCTGTTACATCCGCGGCCGCACCGCCCGGGTCCGGGTATTTCGCGAGGTCCACCGCGTGCTCCGTCCGGGCGGCACAGTCTTCGTCGCGACACCATCGCGAGAGTACTCATGGAAGTTCCGAGCGTGGTTCGCCGCGCTGGGCCTGGTCCACCGGGCCCTGCGGCTGCTGGGGCGGGACTCCGATTGGGAGCCTGGTGACCGGTTCGGTCCGGCCTGGAGCGGCGACACCACACGCCTCCTGTACTGGCACATGTATTCGCCTGCAGAGCTCAGGGCCGACTTGGCGGCAGCCGGGCTCGCGGTCATCCAGGCCTTCCCCGACGCCTACATGATGTCCTTCGTCGCCCGCCGGTCCTGA
- a CDS encoding TauD/TfdA family dioxygenase: MRDAVITRQIGPCFAAEVEGVDMTKPLSQEDVAAIHAGMDEYAVLVFHSQHIDDEQQLAFTRSLGEIEHAIGTSLRAPEEYRLPTTFADVSNLDKDNKVFARDDRRRLFAIGNRLWHSDSSFKAIPAKYSLLHARSVPSKGGNTEFADMRAAYDALDDETKAEVEDLICEHSQLFSRQQLGFTDFTEGERARFKPVRQRLVRTHPVTGRKSLYLSSHAGTILGFPAPEARAFLRDLVEHATQRQFVYAHTWRVGDLAMWDNRRTMHRARPFPAHEPRDMRRTTLAGDGPTVAQVAFVGGGQ, encoded by the coding sequence ATGCGTGACGCCGTCATCACTCGCCAGATCGGCCCGTGCTTCGCCGCCGAAGTGGAAGGCGTCGACATGACCAAGCCGTTATCTCAGGAAGATGTGGCGGCGATCCATGCCGGAATGGACGAGTACGCCGTGCTGGTGTTCCACAGCCAGCATATCGACGACGAGCAGCAGCTCGCCTTCACCCGCAGTCTGGGGGAGATCGAGCACGCGATCGGCACGAGCCTGCGGGCGCCGGAGGAGTATCGCCTGCCGACCACCTTCGCCGACGTGTCCAATCTCGACAAGGACAACAAGGTGTTCGCTCGAGACGACCGCCGGCGGTTGTTCGCCATCGGCAACCGCCTGTGGCATTCCGACAGCTCGTTCAAGGCGATCCCGGCGAAGTACTCGCTGCTGCACGCCCGCAGCGTCCCGTCAAAGGGCGGAAACACCGAGTTCGCCGACATGCGCGCGGCCTACGACGCCCTCGACGACGAGACCAAGGCCGAGGTCGAGGACCTGATCTGCGAGCACTCGCAGCTCTTCTCGCGGCAGCAGCTCGGCTTTACCGACTTCACCGAGGGGGAGCGCGCCCGCTTCAAGCCGGTGCGCCAGCGCCTGGTGCGCACGCACCCGGTGACCGGCCGCAAGTCGCTCTACCTGTCCTCGCACGCGGGTACCATCCTCGGCTTCCCGGCGCCGGAGGCGCGTGCCTTCCTGCGCGATCTCGTCGAGCACGCCACCCAGCGGCAGTTCGTCTATGCGCACACGTGGCGGGTCGGCGATCTCGCGATGTGGGACAACCGTCGGACCATGCACCGCGCCCGCCCCTTCCCGGCGCACGAGCCGCGCGACATGCGTCGCACCACGCTCGCCGGCGACGGGCCGACCGTGGCCCAGGTCGCCTTTGTAGGGGGCGGTCAATGA
- a CDS encoding alpha-ketoacid dehydrogenase subunit beta has protein sequence MSERELTYGEAVREALAEEMRRDPRVFIIGEDVAEAGHPFKVLTGLVQEFGTKRIIDTPISEPGYAGIGVGAAMTGMRPVVDVMFGDFITLAMDQIVNQAAKVHYMSGGKLKVPIVFRTTLGATRRSAAQHSQSLHAWVSHIPGLKVALPSGPYEAKGLMKTAIRDDSPVVIFEDKMMYRVKGPVPAEDYTIPFGVAEVKRAGTDITIVATSSMVAVALGAAKMLEEIGISAEVIDPRTTYPLDKQALIDSAKKTSRAIVVDEGYERYGTTAEIASVIADGAFYFLDAPVKRIGAMDVPVPFSPVLEDLTVPSEKMVFEAAKALCGKA, from the coding sequence ATGAGTGAGCGAGAGCTGACGTACGGCGAGGCGGTCCGCGAGGCGCTCGCGGAGGAGATGCGGCGCGACCCGCGCGTGTTCATCATCGGAGAGGACGTGGCGGAGGCTGGCCATCCCTTCAAGGTGCTGACCGGGCTGGTGCAGGAGTTCGGGACGAAGCGGATCATCGACACGCCGATCTCCGAGCCCGGCTATGCCGGCATCGGCGTGGGGGCCGCGATGACCGGCATGCGCCCGGTCGTGGACGTGATGTTCGGCGACTTCATCACGCTGGCCATGGACCAGATCGTGAACCAGGCCGCCAAGGTGCACTATATGTCGGGCGGCAAGCTCAAGGTGCCGATCGTCTTCCGCACCACGCTGGGGGCGACGCGCCGGTCGGCCGCCCAGCACTCGCAGTCGCTCCACGCCTGGGTGAGCCACATCCCGGGCCTCAAGGTCGCGCTGCCCTCCGGCCCCTACGAGGCCAAGGGGCTGATGAAGACGGCCATCCGCGACGACAGCCCGGTGGTCATCTTCGAGGACAAGATGATGTACCGGGTCAAGGGACCGGTGCCGGCCGAGGACTACACGATCCCCTTCGGCGTGGCGGAGGTCAAGCGCGCCGGCACGGACATCACTATCGTCGCCACCAGCAGCATGGTCGCGGTCGCCCTCGGCGCCGCCAAGATGCTCGAGGAGATCGGCATCAGCGCGGAGGTGATCGACCCGCGCACGACCTACCCGCTCGACAAGCAGGCGCTGATCGATTCCGCCAAGAAGACCTCGCGCGCCATCGTGGTGGACGAGGGCTACGAGCGCTACGGCACCACCGCCGAGATCGCGTCGGTGATCGCAGATGGGGCGTTTTATTTTTTGGATGCGCCGGTGAAGCGCATCGGCGCCATGGACGTGCCGGTGCCGTTCTCGCCGGTGCTCGAGGACCTCACGGTGCCGTCGGAGAAGATGGTCTTCGAGGCGGCGAAGGCGCTCTGCGGGAAGGCCTGA
- a CDS encoding dihydrolipoamide acetyltransferase family protein — MPTNVIMPALEMAQETGKVLKWLKSPGDTVAKGESIVEIETDKVTVEIEAPASGILRDVTARAGDVVPVGQTIALIFAAGEAGGASPTPAAAPAKASPLARKIAEQHGVDLARVKTSSGRIEKADVLAYVESHSTSTAADGTAARLSAASPKARRLATERGLDITVLHGSGSGGAVLAADVAAATLPAAQVPAAAAAAAPGVARVEAPGVSTVWRIMAERMTTSWTTAPHFYLVREVNVSRLVSWLEKARKQTGAHITYTDLLVRLVAAVLAQHPRANASWKNGAIVQNTDINIGLAVAIDDGLVVPVLHRAGTLSLPEIATCREDLVGRAQAGKLRPADIQGGGFTISNLGMYGVDAFNAIVNPPQAAILAVGRIADRVVALNGQPAVQPTMVLTLSCDHRALDGARGAQFLGALADLIEEPLALLV, encoded by the coding sequence ATGCCCACCAACGTCATCATGCCGGCCCTGGAGATGGCGCAGGAGACCGGCAAGGTCCTCAAGTGGCTCAAGTCTCCCGGCGACACGGTGGCGAAGGGCGAGTCGATCGTGGAGATCGAGACCGACAAGGTCACCGTCGAGATCGAGGCGCCGGCGTCGGGGATCTTGCGCGACGTGACAGCGCGGGCAGGGGACGTGGTGCCGGTGGGCCAGACGATCGCGCTCATCTTCGCTGCCGGTGAGGCGGGGGGGGCTAGCCCGACACCGGCCGCGGCGCCGGCCAAGGCATCACCCCTCGCCCGGAAGATCGCCGAGCAGCACGGTGTGGATCTCGCGCGGGTGAAGACGAGCAGCGGTCGGATCGAGAAGGCCGACGTCCTCGCGTACGTCGAGAGCCACAGCACGTCGACCGCCGCGGACGGGACGGCGGCACGCCTCAGCGCCGCGTCGCCGAAAGCGCGGCGGCTGGCGACCGAGCGCGGGCTCGATATCACGGTGCTGCACGGCTCCGGCTCGGGCGGCGCCGTCCTCGCGGCGGATGTCGCAGCGGCGACGCTGCCCGCGGCTCAGGTCCCAGCGGCGGCGGCCGCCGCGGCGCCAGGGGTGGCTCGCGTAGAGGCGCCGGGCGTCAGCACGGTCTGGCGCATCATGGCCGAGCGGATGACCACGAGCTGGACCACCGCGCCCCACTTCTATCTGGTGCGCGAGGTCAACGTGAGCCGTCTGGTGTCGTGGCTGGAGAAGGCCCGCAAGCAGACGGGCGCGCACATCACCTACACGGATCTGCTCGTCAGGCTCGTCGCCGCCGTCCTGGCGCAGCATCCCCGTGCCAACGCCTCCTGGAAGAACGGCGCGATCGTTCAGAACACCGACATCAACATCGGTCTGGCCGTCGCCATCGACGACGGCCTCGTCGTCCCCGTCCTCCACCGCGCCGGCACGCTGAGCCTCCCCGAGATCGCGACCTGCCGCGAGGATCTGGTGGGCCGCGCCCAGGCCGGCAAGCTGCGCCCGGCCGACATCCAGGGCGGCGGCTTCACCATCAGCAACCTCGGCATGTACGGCGTCGACGCCTTCAACGCCATCGTCAACCCGCCCCAGGCCGCCATCCTCGCCGTTGGCCGCATCGCCGACCGCGTCGTCGCCCTCAACGGCCAGCCCGCCGTCCAGCCCACCATGGTGCTGACCCTGTCCTGCGATCATCGCGCGCTCGACGGCGCGCGTGGCGCCCAGTTCCTCGGCGCCCTCGCCGACCTGATCGAGGAACCGCTGGCGCTGCTGGTGTGA
- a CDS encoding (2Fe-2S)-binding protein, whose product MVTFQVNGASRTVDVEADIPLLWVLRDELGLTGTKYGCGVAQCGACTVHVDGRAARACVTPAAGLGGRDVVTIEGASGMVAQAVQGAWRRLDVAQCGYCQSGQIMSAIALLAEVPRPSDADIDAAMSGNVCRCATYVRIRAAIHEAARTLGG is encoded by the coding sequence ATGGTGACGTTCCAGGTCAACGGCGCGAGCCGAACGGTGGACGTCGAGGCCGACATCCCGCTCCTGTGGGTGCTCCGCGACGAGCTCGGCCTGACGGGGACGAAGTACGGGTGCGGCGTGGCCCAGTGCGGGGCGTGCACCGTGCACGTCGACGGGCGCGCCGCCCGCGCCTGCGTGACGCCGGCGGCGGGGCTGGGGGGGCGTGACGTCGTCACGATCGAGGGCGCCTCGGGCATGGTCGCCCAGGCGGTGCAGGGCGCCTGGCGCCGGCTCGACGTCGCCCAGTGCGGCTACTGCCAGTCCGGCCAGATCATGTCGGCCATCGCGCTGCTAGCGGAGGTCCCGCGCCCCTCCGACGCCGACATCGACGCCGCCATGTCGGGGAATGTCTGCCGCTGCGCCACCTACGTCCGCATCCGCGCCGCGATCCACGAAGCGGCCCGGACGCTGGGAGGCTGA